The Deltaproteobacteria bacterium genome window below encodes:
- a CDS encoding Fic family protein: MEALARGEEIGAKAKDKQEILNALTAMNWVWNRKAETPIKESDLLRLHRVLTRKVLPDVQSGHYKTRQNKIVDHRGITIYTPPPPDKARPFTLELLDWINFREAEALHPVIACAIAHHRLVSIHPFSDGNGRISRALAIWLLYSRGFDTHHLFALDEYFERERQLYYRKIQQARDLDEDLSYWLEYVAEGVVETLNTVKERVLSLRIAIVAPRMVLTKRQEDILRFLRDKGRVKAPEIEKAFSLTRARVSQIIKPLVETGLVIREGQTRATMYRLP; the protein is encoded by the coding sequence GTGGAGGCTCTCGCTCGCGGAGAAGAAATCGGTGCGAAAGCTAAGGATAAACAGGAGATACTCAACGCCCTTACAGCCATGAACTGGGTCTGGAACAGAAAGGCCGAGACCCCCATAAAGGAGTCTGACCTTTTGCGCCTTCACCGGGTACTCACGCGCAAAGTCCTGCCAGATGTGCAGTCCGGGCATTACAAGACCCGTCAAAACAAAATAGTCGACCACAGAGGCATAACTATCTATACTCCCCCTCCGCCGGATAAGGCCCGCCCGTTCACACTGGAGCTGCTCGATTGGATAAATTTCAGGGAAGCGGAAGCCTTGCATCCTGTTATTGCATGCGCAATAGCTCATCACCGCCTTGTCTCAATACATCCCTTTTCTGACGGCAACGGACGCATCTCGAGAGCGCTCGCAATATGGCTCCTTTACTCAAGAGGCTTTGATACCCATCATCTCTTCGCCCTCGACGAGTACTTCGAGCGGGAGAGGCAGCTTTATTATCGGAAAATCCAGCAGGCAAGGGACCTTGACGAAGATCTAAGCTACTGGCTCGAATATGTCGCAGAAGGGGTAGTTGAGACCTTAAATACGGTAAAGGAACGCGTACTTTCGCTCAGGATAGCTATTGTTGCTCCTCGAATGGTGCTTACAAAGCGGCAGGAAGACATCTTAAGATTCTTAAGAGATAAGGGACGCGTCAAAGCTCCTGAAATAGAAAAGGCATTCTCCCTTACAAGGGCGCGCGTAAGCCAGATTATCAAACCACTCGTAGAAACAGGGCTCGTAATCCGGGAGGGCCAGACCAGGGCTACGATGTATCGACTGCCGTAA